In the genome of Syntrophorhabdaceae bacterium, the window GGGACGCGCCCCTGTTGTGCGCTGGAATGTTTTGTTTGCCTTCCGGCCGCATCTTCATGTAGCATATGGAAGACCGAAACAGTCGGCCAATAAGGAGGTTCCTCGATGTCGTACAGCTGTGAGCTTAGCGCCATAGAACCGCATTCGACGGTGACCATCAGGACCCGGGTGAACGTTGAGCATCTGCCTGATGTCTTCGCGTCATCCTTCGCATCTCTTGTGGAATACCTTGAAGAGCTCGGTGAGGATATAATCGGCCCCCCCTTCGCCATCTATTACAATGTGGAGATGGAAGACCTCGATGTCGAAATGGGACTGCCCGTCGGCAAGCCGCTCCCCGGAAGGGGAGACATCGCATCGAGGCAGATATCCATTGAAAAGGCCGCCTCAACCATCCACACCGGGCCATACGAAGAGATCGAGTCAGCCTATCTCGCGCTTGCGGAATGGATGAACAGTAATGGTCACAAACCCGAGAGAGGGAGCTACGAGTTCTATCTCAACGATCCGGGAACGACGGATCCTCAGGAACTTCAAACCGTGATCTTCATTCCGGTAAAACCCGATGCACAGGGCGAGGGACCAACAAATTAATTGACAAGCCCTTCAAGCTCCCGTACACTGATAAAACTATGATGAAAGTCGGCACGTCCTTTTACTATTATTATTACTATTATACGAAGGGGCACTCGTGTCGAACTTTCTCCTGACAGGGTAGGAAAGAAGGCCATGGGTGCAAAACCCATGGCCTTTTCGATCTTCAAGGCCATGGACCAGATCCATGGCCTTTTTTTTATGCAAGGAATTAAGGGAGGACATGATGAGAAGACACGAGGTAACCGTGAGAACAGGGAGGAGACAATGAAAACTTTGGAAGAACAGGAGGCCCGGAAGGATGCACGCATCATGGATATTCTGGAAAGCGAAAAGGCTTCGCTTTTCGGCAAACGGTTCGATCCCGTCAAGGGAGGGGGCGCAAGGCGCCTGCACATGATAAGGGAATCCTTCATCCGCGAGATGACGCGCCTTGCCATCACGCACAACGCGATCAACCTCTCGCAGGGCTTTCCCGATTTCGATCCGCCGCGGGAAGCCATCGAGGCCGCCCACCAGGCCCTTGAATCAGGCGGGAACCAGTATACGATCACCTGGGGCACAGCCGCGCTCAGACAGGCCATCGCAGTCAAGATGCGGCGATGGTACGGACTTGAGTTTGACCCCGACCAGCATATAACGGTCACCTGCGGCGTCACCGAGGCCATCCTTGCCACTCTCATGGGGATCATCAACACCGATGATGAGGTCATCGTCATCGAACCCTATCACGAGGGATATCTTCCCGCCATAGTATTTGCCGGCGGCGTACCCCGTTTCGTGCCCCTGGGCGCACCGGGCTACACCCTTGACCTCGACGTGCTCCGGGCCGCCTTCAACAACCGCACGCGGGCCATCCTCATCAATACACCCCACAATCCCACGGGGCACATATTCACCAGAGAAGAATTGGAGGGGATCGCTCAGCTATGCCAGGAATTCAACGTCATAGCCGTCACCGACGAGATCTACGAACATATCATTTACGACGGGCATCCCCACATCCCTGTCGCAACCATTCCGGGCATGGCAGAGCGCACCGTCACCATCAGCGGTCTGGGAAAGACCTTTGCAATGACAGGCTGGCGGCTCGGCTATGCCTGTGCGCTCAATCCCCTCAGCACCATCTTGAGAACAGTTCATGACTTTATGACCATCTGTGCACCGGCGCCCCTGCAGGCGGCATGTGCCGCCGTCCTCGGTCTGCCCGACGAATACTACAGCCGGTTGAGCGAAGACTATACGCTCAGGAGGGACAAAATGATATCCATTCTCCGGAAGGCCGGCTTCGCCGTACAGTCACCGGAAGGGGCCTTCTACGCGATGGCGGATTTCGGTGCCTGGGATTTTGACGGTGACGATTATTCTTTCGCCCGATGGCTTCCCGCCAATCTCGGGGTAGCGGTCGTTCCCGGCTCATGCTTCTATGGGACCCGCGGGATGGGGAAGAAGACTGTTCGCTTTGCCTTTGCGAAAAAG includes:
- a CDS encoding aminotransferase class I/II-fold pyridoxal phosphate-dependent enzyme encodes the protein MKTLEEQEARKDARIMDILESEKASLFGKRFDPVKGGGARRLHMIRESFIREMTRLAITHNAINLSQGFPDFDPPREAIEAAHQALESGGNQYTITWGTAALRQAIAVKMRRWYGLEFDPDQHITVTCGVTEAILATLMGIINTDDEVIVIEPYHEGYLPAIVFAGGVPRFVPLGAPGYTLDLDVLRAAFNNRTRAILINTPHNPTGHIFTREELEGIAQLCQEFNVIAVTDEIYEHIIYDGHPHIPVATIPGMAERTVTISGLGKTFAMTGWRLGYACALNPLSTILRTVHDFMTICAPAPLQAACAAVLGLPDEYYSRLSEDYTLRRDKMISILRKAGFAVQSPEGAFYAMADFGAWDFDGDDYSFARWLPANLGVAVVPGSCFYGTRGMGKKTVRFAFAKKMETLQAAEDRLCR
- a CDS encoding GyrI-like domain-containing protein, producing the protein MSYSCELSAIEPHSTVTIRTRVNVEHLPDVFASSFASLVEYLEELGEDIIGPPFAIYYNVEMEDLDVEMGLPVGKPLPGRGDIASRQISIEKAASTIHTGPYEEIESAYLALAEWMNSNGHKPERGSYEFYLNDPGTTDPQELQTVIFIPVKPDAQGEGPTN